From the Lolium rigidum isolate FL_2022 chromosome 2, APGP_CSIRO_Lrig_0.1, whole genome shotgun sequence genome, one window contains:
- the LOC124686832 gene encoding FACT complex subunit SPT16-like: MSTIEELDRTPASVTGSSPVVSPEKFIKCLKKFYHHWRDHETDIWGSSCAIAVATPPPSEDIRYRKSLALSMWFFGHQFPETIMVFLSRQIHFLCRQKDSDVLNSLKMAVSEAVGVDIMLHILRKGDDGPALMDEIICAVCAHSESNHVVVGHLAREKPEGKVLEAWSGKLHGSRLKLFDVSSGISELLAVKDFTEIIYVKKAAYLAASVMLKYVVPKVEKIIVDERKVTHSKLMVLTEKILLSPINIDVKLKAENVDICYPPIFQSGGKYDLRPDAFSNDDVLYYDSGSVIICALGAKYSGYCSNVARTFLIDCTAEKCYAYKILRQAHDAAIAALTPGSMVSSSYQAAVSVVRDKAPELLPFLTKTAGAGIGIEFRETWLSLTEKNDRTLKDGMIFNVSLGFQNLVDKTNSDKTKEFSLWLADTVLICKKNPEVLTAFISKADGDAFYSFDGDNAGLPSMKPALKADVMVPVKPMPKPELMLPLRENLRSRSRTPKEDLRKQLQSEIFKNKTNEAAMRGGAADHKLLEGHSRSRAMEELVAYRSAGDMPGSNRLEIQVDKQNEAILLPICGITVPFHVCTVKKVEIRGDCNRGVYVSITFNVPGTTASSLHATHLQNLIFLKAATFLSKDRSHAVEVIKSVKILQKEVIERARRATLVTQERLQLCDGMRRDRVQFSDLWIRPSFAGRGRKFPGTLVAHVNGFQYSASKSEKVDIMFSNIKHAFFQPAERDMITLLHFHLYDEIMVGNKKTRDVQFYNEVMDVVDAVGLKRRSAWDPDEIEEEQRERARRKEINGHFELFVKRVVSVWSQPRLNQLGLHFESPSQKLGFHGVHGRTTCFIVPTPSCLVQLIESPFLVTSLREVEIVCLERVALGQKSFDMVFVFQDLKRDVVRIEVIPMTSIDKIKDWLNDINIKYYESKLNLNWRKVLKTLDHPDSDKNDRWEFLNPDASDSDLENTETEDEKYEPSDSESGSDSDDEDSDSESVVDSGEDEVLLAGSNDDDDGAESWDEMERKARDADMEMGSESDSEDERQRRREKAKRHLNLQHSSGLPQKRQRAN, from the coding sequence ATGTCTACTATTGAAGAATTGGATAGAACACCGGCCTCTGTTACCGGATCTTCTCCTGTAGTCAGTCCAGAAAAATTCATTAAATGTTTGAAGAAGTTTTATCACCACTGGAGGGATCATGAGACTGATATTTGGGGATCTTCGTGTGCAATTGCTGTTGCTACTCCTCCACCCTCTGAAGATATCCGATATCGGAAATCATTAGCCTTGAGCATGTGGTTTTTTGGTCATCAATTCCCAGAAACTATAATGGTTTTTCTCAGCAGGCAGATTCATTTCCTGTGCAGGCAGAAAGATAGTGATGTGCTTAATTCTTTGAAGATGGCTGTTTCTGAAGCGGTTGGTGTTGATATCATGTTGCATATACTGAGAAAGGGTGATGATGGGCCTGCCTTAATGGATGAGATCATATGTGCTGTATGTGCACATTCTGAATCAAACCATGTTGTTGTTGGGCACTTAGCAAGAGAGAAGCCTGAAGGCAAGGTTCTTGAAGCATGGTCTGGAAAGCTGCATGGATCAAGGTTAAAGCTTTTTGATGTGTCAAGTGGCATCTCTGAGCTTCTGGCTGTGAAAGATTTCACCGAGATCATATATGTGAAAAAGGCTGCATATTTAGCTGCATCAGTTATGCTGAAGTATGTAGTTCCAAAGGTGGAGAAGATCATAGTGGATGAAAGGAAGGTAACACATTCAAAGCTGATGGTTCTGACTGAGAAGATACTACTTTCCCCAATAAATATAGATGTTAAACTGAAGGCAGAAAATGTCGACATATGCTACCCACCTATTTTTCAAAGTGGAGGCAAGTATGACCTTAGGCCTGATGCTTTTAGCAATGATGATGTTCTGTACTATGATTCTGGAAGTGTCATTATCTGCGCTTTGGGTGCTAAGTACAGTGGTTACTGCTCAAATGTGGCAAGAACTTTCCTGATTGATTGTACTGCAGAAAAATGTTATGCATATAAGATCCTCCGTCAAGCACATGATGCTGCTATTGCTGCTTTGACACCAGGTAGCATGGTTAGTTCTAGTTACCAGGCTGCAGTTTCTGTGGTCAGGGACAAAGCTCCTGAACTTCTTCCTTTCCTTACCAAGACAGCTGGAGCAGGAATTGGTATCGAGTTCCGCGAAACGTGGCTGTCCTTGACTGAGAAAAATGACCGGACACTAAAGGATGGGATGATCTTTAATGTTTCTCTTGGTTTCCAAAACCTGGTAGACAAAACCAACAGTGACAAGACCAAAGAATTCTCTCTATGGCTAGCTGACACTGTTCTTATCTGCAAGAAAAATCCAGAAGTCTTGACAGCTTTTATCTCCAAGGCTGATGGTGATGCCTTCTATTCATTTGATGGGGATAATGCAGGATTACCTTCTATGAAACCAGCTCTGAAAGCAGATGTTATGGTCCCAGTTAAACCTATGCCAAAACCAGAGTTGATGCTCCCATTGAGAGAAAATTTGCGATCCCGTAGCAGGACACCTAAGGAGGACCTTAGGAAACAGCTTCAGTCAGAAATCTTCAAGAACAAAACTAATGAAGCAGCAATGAGAGGTGGTGCTGCCGATCATAAGTTACTGGAGGGACATAGCCGTTCCAGAGCTATGGAGGAACTGGTTGCATACAGGAGTGCAGGTGACATGCCCGGTTCCAATCGACTGGAGATTCAGGTGGACAAACAGAATGAAGCTATCCTGTTACCGATATGTGGAATTACTGTTCCCTTTCATGTTTGCACCGTAAAAAAAGTGGAAATCCGTGGGGATTGCAACAGAGGAGTTTACGTCAGCATTACATTTAATGTCCCTGGCACTACCGCTTCCAGTCTCCATGCTACCCACTTGCAGAACCTTATTTTCTTGAAAGCAGCCACCTTCCTTTCAAAAGATAGAAGTCATGCTGTTGAGGTTATTAAATCGGTGAAGATTCTTCAAAAAGAAGTCATTGAAAGAGCTAGAAGAGCGACCTTGGTTACTCAGGAAAGGCTTCAACTATGTGATGGAATGAGGAGGGATAGGGTTCAGTTTTCTGATCTGTGGATACGACCATCATTTGCTGGCCGCGGGCGGAAGTTCCCTGGAACCTTGGTGGCCCATGTCAATGGTTTTCAGTATTCTGCATCAAAATCTGAAAAGGTGGATATTATGTTCAGCAACATAAAGCATGCCTTCTTCCAGCCAGCTGAGAGAGACATGATAACGCTGCTCCACTTCCATCTGTATGATGAGATCATGGTGGGCAACAAGAAGACTAGGGATGTGCAGTTCTACAATGAAGTGATGGATGTTGTGGATGCAGTTGGTCTTAAACGCCGATCAGCATGGGATCCAGATGAGATTGAGGAAGAGCAGCGTGAAAGGGCACGGAGGAAGGAAATAAATGGACATTTTGAGCTGTTTGTGAAAAGGGTTGTTTCCGTCTGGTCCCAGCCAAGATTGAACCAGCTCGGCTTACATTTTGAAAGCCCATCACAGAAGCTTGGCTTCCATGGCGTCCATGGCAGAACAACATGTTTTATCGTTCCTACTCCAAGTTGCCTAGTACAGCTTATTGAATCACCATTCCTTGTAACTTCGTTGAGGGAAGTCGAGATTGTATGCTTGGAAAGGGTGGCCCTGGGGCAGAAATCCTTCGACATggtatttgtatttcaagatttaaAGCGAGATGTTGTGCGCATAGAGGTCATTCCAATGACATCTATTGATAAGATCAAAGATTGGCTTAATGATATCAACATAAAGTACTATGAATCGAAGCTGAACCTTAACTGGCGCAAGGTCCTCAAGACTCTGGACCATCCAGATTCTGACAAGAATGACAGGTGGGAATTCTTGAATCCAGATGCCAGTGACTCAGATTTAGAGAATACCGAGACAGAGGATGAGAAGTACGAACCGTCTGATTCAGAATCGGGCTCAGATTCCGACGACGAAGACAGCGACAGCGAATCAGTGGTGGATTCTGGTGAGGATGAGGTTCTCTTGGCtggttcaaatgatgatgatgatggcgccGAGTCATGGGATGAGATGGAGCGCAAGGCAAGGGATGCTGACATGGAGATGGGCAGTGAATCTGACAGTGAAGACGAgaggcagcggcggagggagaaAGCAAAACGACATTTGAATCTTCAGCACTCATCGGGTCTTCCCCAGAAGAGGCAGCGTGCCAACTGA
- the LOC124686834 gene encoding putative bifunctional dihydrofolate reductase-thymidylate synthase, which translates to MMASDPNGNSRTDIRRNYQVVVAATREMGIGKDGALPWKLPGDLKYFKELTMATSDPSKKNAVIMGRKTWESIPPKFRPLPGRLNVILTSSGSSDYATVENVVVCGSLDASLKLLASTPYSLIIEKAFVIGGGQVLRESLNASACEAIHLTDIESTIECDTFIPPVDLSLFHLWFSSAPVLENNIRHSFVSFVRVRESVAEVNNSNVSELPGNDTKNEKFEIQNFSFLPKSIFEKHDEYQYLNLVQDVIQSGARKNDRTGTGTLSKFGCQMRFNLRRTFPLLTTKRVFWRGVLEELLWFISGSTNAKVLQEKHIHIWDGNASREYLDSIGLSQREEGDLGPVYGFQWRHFGAEYTNMHADYTGKGYDQLLDVINKIKNNPDDRRIILSAWNPTDLKKMALPPCHMFAQFYVENGELSCQMYQRSADMGLGVPFNIASYALLTCMIAQVCDLCPGDFVHVIGDAHVYSTHVRALEEQIKKQPKPFPILKINPLKKDMDSFVASDFKLVSYDPHQKIEMKMAV; encoded by the exons ATGATGGCCAGTGACCCAAATGGCAATTCACGTACTGATATTCGGAGAAACTATCAAGTCGTCGTTGCTGCTACCCGTGAGATGGGCATTGGGAAGGATGGGGCATTGCCATGGAAGCTGCCTGGTGACCTTAAATACTTTAAGGAGCTTACAATGGCTACATCAGACCCCTCAAAGAAAAATGCTGTTATAATGGGAAGGAAAACGTGGGAAAGCATACCCCCTAAGTTTAGACCATTGCCGGGTCGCTTGAATGTTATATTGACTTCTTCTGGCAGCTCTGATTATGCAACAGTCGAGAATGTTGTTGTCTGTGGAAGCTTGGATGCTTCCTTAAAACTATTAGCATCAACTCCCTACAGCTTAATCATTGAGAAAGCTTTTGTAATAGGGGGTGGACAGGTGCTGAG GGAATCACTAAATGCATCTGCATGTGAGGCCATCCATCTTACTGACATAGAGTCGACCATTGAGTGTGACACTTTCATTCCTCCTGTTGATCTATCACTCTTCCACCTGTGGTTTTCATCTGCTCCAGTTCTGGAGAACAATATTAGGCATTCTTTTGTGAGCTTTGTTCGTGTTAGAGAATCAGTAGCAGAAGTAAACAATTCAAATGTCAGTGAATTACCTGGCAATGATACTAAGAACGAAAAGTTTGAAATTCAGAACTTTTCATTTCTACCTAAGAGTATCTTCGAAAAGCATGATGAGTATCAGTATCTCAATCTTGTTCAAGATGTAATACAAAGTGGTGCTCGGAAAAATGACAGGACAGGAACAGGAACATTATCAAAATTTGGTTGCCAG ATGCGGTTTAACTTGAGGAGGACTTTTCCATTACTCACAACAAAG AGGGTGTTTTGGCGTGGTGTTCTTGAAGAGCTGTTGTGGTTCATCAGTGGTTCAACAAATGCGAAG GTTTTACAGGAAAAACACATTCATATATGGGATGGCAATGCTTCGAGGGAGTATCTTGACAG TATTGGTTTATCACAACGAGAGGAGGGTGACTTGGGACCAGTATATGGATTTCAGTGGAGACACTTTGGTGCTGA ATATACCAACATGCATGCTGATTACACGGGGAAAGGTTATGATCAGTTACTTGATGTAATCAACAAGATCAAGAATAACCCTGATGATAGGCGAATCATTCTGTCCGCATGGAATCCAACAGATCTCAAGAAGATGGCACTTCCACCTTGCCACATGTTTGCACAG TTTTATGTTGAGAATGGAGAGTTATCATGTCAGATGTATCAACGCTCAGCTGACATGGGACTTGGCGTGCCATTCAACATTGCATCTTATGCTCTTCTGACATGTATGATTGCGCAAGTTTGTG ATCTTTGTCCTGGAGATTTTGTCCATGTTAtaggtgatgctcatgtctacagCACACATGTTCGAGCTTTGGAGGAACAAATTAAGAAGCAGCCTAAGCCTTTTCCT ATTTTGAAGATAAATCCTCTGAAGAAGGATATGGATTCATTTGTTGCTTCAGATTTTAAACTGGTTTCCTATGATCCTCACCAGAAAATAGAAATGAAGATGGCAGTGTAA
- the LOC124686833 gene encoding autophagy-related protein 101-like isoform X1, with protein MNCETCHLNELELETTEIKDVLRCILHTIFFHRTLTLVRPKDVDCDLFEITYVQCGLAELEKEVDEKINQFVAWAEKHPNRRSQVCLSFFDEKNKHPGWFSNKTERIYWEQWFINLHVTSPKGQGKSRGSKGPTNSKGQALEEASSSSRRDALGVLIQEVLFQIINYANEKKDHIPPISDRIFNHEILIPR; from the exons ATGAACTGCGAGACCTGCCATCTCAATGAACTG GAGCTGGAGACTACGGAGATTAAAGATGTGCTGCGAT GCATTTTACATACGATATTCTTTCATCGAACTCTTACTCTTGTTCGGCCCAAAGATGTTGACTGTGACCTCTTTGAGATCACCTAT GTGCAATGTGGACTCGCAGAATTAGAGAAGGAGGTCGATGAAAAGATCAACCAGTTTGTTGCTTGGGCAGAAAAGCATCCGAATCGCAGAAGCCAG GTGTGCCTCTCCTTCTTCGATGAAAAGAATAAGCACCCAGGCTGGTTCAGCAACAAGACTGAGAGGATTTACTGGGAACAATGGTTTATCAATTTGCATGTCACAAGCCCAAAAGGACAAGGAAAATCACGTGGCTCCAAAGGGCCAACAAATTCTAAAG GACAAGCATTAGAAGAGGCCAGCTCAAGCTCAAGACGTGATGCACTGGGCGTGCTGATCCAAGAAGTCCTGTTCCAGATCATAAACTATGCCAATGAGAAAAAAGACCATATTCCTCCGATCTCTGACAGGATATTCAATCACGAGATTTTAATCCCCAG GTGA
- the LOC124686833 gene encoding autophagy-related protein 101-like isoform X2, which yields MNCETCHLNELELETTEIKDVLRCILHTIFFHRTLTLVRPKDVDCDLFEITYVQCGLAELEKEVDEKINQFVAWAEKHPNRRSQVCLSFFDEKNKHPGWFSNKTERIYWEQWFINLHVTSPKGQGKSRGSKGPTNSKGQALEEASSSSRRDALGVLIQEVLFQIINYANEKKDHIPPISDRIFNHEILIPSSSDSVFGWNADVLRRALSSGHSYSLN from the exons ATGAACTGCGAGACCTGCCATCTCAATGAACTG GAGCTGGAGACTACGGAGATTAAAGATGTGCTGCGAT GCATTTTACATACGATATTCTTTCATCGAACTCTTACTCTTGTTCGGCCCAAAGATGTTGACTGTGACCTCTTTGAGATCACCTAT GTGCAATGTGGACTCGCAGAATTAGAGAAGGAGGTCGATGAAAAGATCAACCAGTTTGTTGCTTGGGCAGAAAAGCATCCGAATCGCAGAAGCCAG GTGTGCCTCTCCTTCTTCGATGAAAAGAATAAGCACCCAGGCTGGTTCAGCAACAAGACTGAGAGGATTTACTGGGAACAATGGTTTATCAATTTGCATGTCACAAGCCCAAAAGGACAAGGAAAATCACGTGGCTCCAAAGGGCCAACAAATTCTAAAG GACAAGCATTAGAAGAGGCCAGCTCAAGCTCAAGACGTGATGCACTGGGCGTGCTGATCCAAGAAGTCCTGTTCCAGATCATAAACTATGCCAATGAGAAAAAAGACCATATTCCTCCGATCTCTGACAGGATATTCAATCACGAGATTTTAATCCCCAG CTCTTCTGATTCCGTCTTTGGGTGGAACGCCGACGTTCTTCGGAGAGCGCTGAGTAGTGGACATTCGTACTCACTGAACTGA